One genomic region from Gossypium hirsutum isolate 1008001.06 chromosome D13, Gossypium_hirsutum_v2.1, whole genome shotgun sequence encodes:
- the LOC107945518 gene encoding probable acyl-activating enzyme 18, peroxisomal isoform X1 has protein sequence MTTTATAKTINEVGIDDLYRAGGGILTIDEAKHIHQIIKQAISKAKRSRLSAAEVWKEVVGKKVLKPNHPHSLHQRVYYSVYADWDTSINGPPLYWFPSLQDSKLTNLGKIMEIHGPKLLGTSYKDPIASFNLFREYTVRHPEVYWSIILKELSVTFHEPPKCILDTTDKSRPGGTWLPGSVLNIAECCLLPSIHPRKEDDSCAIVWRDEGDDDDSDVNRITLKQLREQVILVANALDRTFTKGDAIAIDMPMTVNAVIIYLAIILAGCVVVSIADSFAAKEIATRLRVSKAKAIFTQDFIVRGGRKFPLYSRVVEASPHKVIVLPVSGRNVGVQLREQDISWKDFLAYDNQHQRPNHFTPAYLPVDSMINILFSSGTTGEPKAIPWTQLSPIRSTAEGWAHINVGVGDVYCWPTNLGWVMGPILLFSCFLTGATLALYHGSPLGRGFGKFVQDAGVTVLGTVPSLVKTWKNTDCIKGLDWTKIKSFASTGETSNVDDDLWLSSKSYYKPIIECCGGTELASSYIQASPFQPQAFGAFSTASMTTGLVILDEHGVPYPDDKACVGEVGLFPLYLGATDRLLNADHNDVYFKGMPTFKGMRLRRHGDILKRTVGGYIVVQGRADDTMNLGGIKTSSVEIERVCDRADESILETAAVSVAPPDGGPELLVIFVVLKKGFNQQPEKLKTIFSKAIQTNLNPLFKVSNVKIIPEFPRTASNKLLRRVLRDQIQHELSVRSRM, from the exons ATGACGACTACGGCGACGGCAAAGACCATAAACGAAGTGGGCATCGACGATTTGTACCGTGCAGGCGGAGGAATATTAACCATAGATGAAGCCAAACACATCCACCAAATCATTAAACAAGCCATTTCGAAAGCTAAAAGAAGCCGATTATCAGCAGCAGAGGTGTGGAAAGAGGTGGTGGGTAAGAAGGTGTTAAAGCCAAACCACCCACATTCACTTCACCAGCGTGTTTATTACTCTGTTTATGCTGATTGGGATACTTCCATTAATGGTCCTCCTCTTTATTGGTTCCCTTCTCT GCAAGACTCTAAGCTTACAAACCTaggaaaaataatggaaattcatGGTCCAAAGCTTTTAGGGACTTCATACAAGGATCCCATTGCTAGTTTCAATCTCTTCCGGGAGTACACCGTCCGCCATCCCGAG GTATATTGGTCAATCATTCTAAAAGAGCTATCAGTTACATTTCATGAACCTCCCAAGTGCATTCTGGATACTACTGACAAATCAAGACCAGGAGGAACTTGGCTTCCCGGTTCGGTTTTGAATATTGCTGAGTGTTGCTTATTACCCTCAATTCATCCCAGAAAAGAAGATGATAGTTGTGCAATTGTATGGAGAGATGAAGGTGATGATGATGATTCCGATGTGAACCGTATAACACTTAAACAGCTTCGAGAACAAGTCAT CTTGGTGGCAAATGCATTAGATAGAACTTTCACAAAGGGTGATGCAATTGCTATTGATATGCCAATGACAGTCAATGCAGTTATTATATACCTAGCAATAATATTAGCTGGATGTGTTGTTGTATCTATAGCTGATAGCTTTGCTGCTAAGGAAATTGCAACACGTTTACGTGTCTCTAAGGCGAAGGCTATCTTCACTCAG GACTTTATAGTAAGAGGAGGTCGAAAGTTTCCTTTATACAG TCGAGTTGTGGAAGCTTCTCCACATAAAGTAATCGTGCTCCCTGTGTCGGGGCGTAATGTTGGCGTTCAATTAAGAGAACAAGATATATCATGGAAAGACTTTCTTGCCTATGATAATCAGCATCAAAG GCCAAATCATTTCACTCCAGCTTATCTACCAGTAGATTCCATGATTAACATACTATTCTCGTCCGGTACCACAG GAGAACCAAAAGCTATTCCATGGACACAACTTTCGCCTATTCGTAGTACTGCTGAGGGATGGGCTCACATTAATGTCGGAGTCGGAGATGTTTATTGTTGGCCTACGAATCTAGGATGGGTGATGGGACCAATTTTACTCTTCTCGTGTTTTCTAACTGGTGCAACCCTTGCTCTCTATCATGGATCTCCTTTGGGCCGTGGTTTTGGAAAATTTGTTCAG GATGCAGGAGTAACTGTTTTAGGCACAGTTCCAAGTTTAGTGAAAACTTGGAAGAATACCGACTGTATTAAAGGCTTAGACTGGACAAAGATAAA ATCTTTTGCTAGCACTGGAGAAACCTCTAATGTTGATGATGACCTTTGGCTTTCCTCAAAATCTTACTACAAGCCTATTATCGAATGTTGTGGAGGCACAGAATTAGCCTCAAGTTACATCCAAGCAAGTCCGTTTCAGCCACAAGCTTTCGGAGCATTTAGTACTGCATCAATGACAACTGGTTTAGTTATCTTGGATGAACATGGAGTTCCCTAT CCGGATGATAAAGCTTGTGTTGGTGAAGTTGGTTTATTCCCTCTCTACCTAGGAGCAACTGATAGATTGCTTAATGCCGATCACAACGACGTCTACTTCAAGGGAATGCCTACATTTAAGGGAATG CGTCTTAGGAGACATGGGGATATCCTCAAGAGAACTGTTGGTGGCTATATTGTTGTTCAAGGAAGGGCTGATGACACAATGAATCTTGGTGGAATTAAG ACAAGCTCTGTTGAAATTGAACGTGTTTGTGACCGTGCCGATGAGAGCATCTTGGAGACTGCCGCAGTCAGTGTAGCACCACCGGATGGTGGTCCCGAACTTTTGGTGATTTTCGTGGTTCTAAAAAAAGGGTTCAATCAACAACCGGAGAAGTTGAAGACGATATTCTCGAAAGCCATTCAAACCAACCTCAACCCTTTGTTCAAG GTGAGCAATGTGAAGATAATCCCAGAGTTTCCTAGAACAGCTTCTAACAAATTGCTTAGGAGAGTGTTGAGGGACCAAATACAGCATGAACTGTCAGTTAGAAGCAGAATGTGA
- the LOC107945518 gene encoding probable acyl-activating enzyme 18, peroxisomal isoform X2 produces the protein MQLNVQDSKLTNLGKIMEIHGPKLLGTSYKDPIASFNLFREYTVRHPEVYWSIILKELSVTFHEPPKCILDTTDKSRPGGTWLPGSVLNIAECCLLPSIHPRKEDDSCAIVWRDEGDDDDSDVNRITLKQLREQVILVANALDRTFTKGDAIAIDMPMTVNAVIIYLAIILAGCVVVSIADSFAAKEIATRLRVSKAKAIFTQDFIVRGGRKFPLYSRVVEASPHKVIVLPVSGRNVGVQLREQDISWKDFLAYDNQHQRPNHFTPAYLPVDSMINILFSSGTTGEPKAIPWTQLSPIRSTAEGWAHINVGVGDVYCWPTNLGWVMGPILLFSCFLTGATLALYHGSPLGRGFGKFVQDAGVTVLGTVPSLVKTWKNTDCIKGLDWTKIKSFASTGETSNVDDDLWLSSKSYYKPIIECCGGTELASSYIQASPFQPQAFGAFSTASMTTGLVILDEHGVPYPDDKACVGEVGLFPLYLGATDRLLNADHNDVYFKGMPTFKGMRLRRHGDILKRTVGGYIVVQGRADDTMNLGGIKTSSVEIERVCDRADESILETAAVSVAPPDGGPELLVIFVVLKKGFNQQPEKLKTIFSKAIQTNLNPLFKVSNVKIIPEFPRTASNKLLRRVLRDQIQHELSVRSRM, from the exons ATGCAATTAAATGT GCAAGACTCTAAGCTTACAAACCTaggaaaaataatggaaattcatGGTCCAAAGCTTTTAGGGACTTCATACAAGGATCCCATTGCTAGTTTCAATCTCTTCCGGGAGTACACCGTCCGCCATCCCGAG GTATATTGGTCAATCATTCTAAAAGAGCTATCAGTTACATTTCATGAACCTCCCAAGTGCATTCTGGATACTACTGACAAATCAAGACCAGGAGGAACTTGGCTTCCCGGTTCGGTTTTGAATATTGCTGAGTGTTGCTTATTACCCTCAATTCATCCCAGAAAAGAAGATGATAGTTGTGCAATTGTATGGAGAGATGAAGGTGATGATGATGATTCCGATGTGAACCGTATAACACTTAAACAGCTTCGAGAACAAGTCAT CTTGGTGGCAAATGCATTAGATAGAACTTTCACAAAGGGTGATGCAATTGCTATTGATATGCCAATGACAGTCAATGCAGTTATTATATACCTAGCAATAATATTAGCTGGATGTGTTGTTGTATCTATAGCTGATAGCTTTGCTGCTAAGGAAATTGCAACACGTTTACGTGTCTCTAAGGCGAAGGCTATCTTCACTCAG GACTTTATAGTAAGAGGAGGTCGAAAGTTTCCTTTATACAG TCGAGTTGTGGAAGCTTCTCCACATAAAGTAATCGTGCTCCCTGTGTCGGGGCGTAATGTTGGCGTTCAATTAAGAGAACAAGATATATCATGGAAAGACTTTCTTGCCTATGATAATCAGCATCAAAG GCCAAATCATTTCACTCCAGCTTATCTACCAGTAGATTCCATGATTAACATACTATTCTCGTCCGGTACCACAG GAGAACCAAAAGCTATTCCATGGACACAACTTTCGCCTATTCGTAGTACTGCTGAGGGATGGGCTCACATTAATGTCGGAGTCGGAGATGTTTATTGTTGGCCTACGAATCTAGGATGGGTGATGGGACCAATTTTACTCTTCTCGTGTTTTCTAACTGGTGCAACCCTTGCTCTCTATCATGGATCTCCTTTGGGCCGTGGTTTTGGAAAATTTGTTCAG GATGCAGGAGTAACTGTTTTAGGCACAGTTCCAAGTTTAGTGAAAACTTGGAAGAATACCGACTGTATTAAAGGCTTAGACTGGACAAAGATAAA ATCTTTTGCTAGCACTGGAGAAACCTCTAATGTTGATGATGACCTTTGGCTTTCCTCAAAATCTTACTACAAGCCTATTATCGAATGTTGTGGAGGCACAGAATTAGCCTCAAGTTACATCCAAGCAAGTCCGTTTCAGCCACAAGCTTTCGGAGCATTTAGTACTGCATCAATGACAACTGGTTTAGTTATCTTGGATGAACATGGAGTTCCCTAT CCGGATGATAAAGCTTGTGTTGGTGAAGTTGGTTTATTCCCTCTCTACCTAGGAGCAACTGATAGATTGCTTAATGCCGATCACAACGACGTCTACTTCAAGGGAATGCCTACATTTAAGGGAATG CGTCTTAGGAGACATGGGGATATCCTCAAGAGAACTGTTGGTGGCTATATTGTTGTTCAAGGAAGGGCTGATGACACAATGAATCTTGGTGGAATTAAG ACAAGCTCTGTTGAAATTGAACGTGTTTGTGACCGTGCCGATGAGAGCATCTTGGAGACTGCCGCAGTCAGTGTAGCACCACCGGATGGTGGTCCCGAACTTTTGGTGATTTTCGTGGTTCTAAAAAAAGGGTTCAATCAACAACCGGAGAAGTTGAAGACGATATTCTCGAAAGCCATTCAAACCAACCTCAACCCTTTGTTCAAG GTGAGCAATGTGAAGATAATCCCAGAGTTTCCTAGAACAGCTTCTAACAAATTGCTTAGGAGAGTGTTGAGGGACCAAATACAGCATGAACTGTCAGTTAGAAGCAGAATGTGA
- the LOC107945518 gene encoding probable acyl-activating enzyme 18, peroxisomal isoform X3 — translation MNLYLQDSKLTNLGKIMEIHGPKLLGTSYKDPIASFNLFREYTVRHPEVYWSIILKELSVTFHEPPKCILDTTDKSRPGGTWLPGSVLNIAECCLLPSIHPRKEDDSCAIVWRDEGDDDDSDVNRITLKQLREQVILVANALDRTFTKGDAIAIDMPMTVNAVIIYLAIILAGCVVVSIADSFAAKEIATRLRVSKAKAIFTQDFIVRGGRKFPLYSRVVEASPHKVIVLPVSGRNVGVQLREQDISWKDFLAYDNQHQRPNHFTPAYLPVDSMINILFSSGTTGEPKAIPWTQLSPIRSTAEGWAHINVGVGDVYCWPTNLGWVMGPILLFSCFLTGATLALYHGSPLGRGFGKFVQDAGVTVLGTVPSLVKTWKNTDCIKGLDWTKIKSFASTGETSNVDDDLWLSSKSYYKPIIECCGGTELASSYIQASPFQPQAFGAFSTASMTTGLVILDEHGVPYPDDKACVGEVGLFPLYLGATDRLLNADHNDVYFKGMPTFKGMRLRRHGDILKRTVGGYIVVQGRADDTMNLGGIKTSSVEIERVCDRADESILETAAVSVAPPDGGPELLVIFVVLKKGFNQQPEKLKTIFSKAIQTNLNPLFKVSNVKIIPEFPRTASNKLLRRVLRDQIQHELSVRSRM, via the exons ATGAATTTGTACTT GCAAGACTCTAAGCTTACAAACCTaggaaaaataatggaaattcatGGTCCAAAGCTTTTAGGGACTTCATACAAGGATCCCATTGCTAGTTTCAATCTCTTCCGGGAGTACACCGTCCGCCATCCCGAG GTATATTGGTCAATCATTCTAAAAGAGCTATCAGTTACATTTCATGAACCTCCCAAGTGCATTCTGGATACTACTGACAAATCAAGACCAGGAGGAACTTGGCTTCCCGGTTCGGTTTTGAATATTGCTGAGTGTTGCTTATTACCCTCAATTCATCCCAGAAAAGAAGATGATAGTTGTGCAATTGTATGGAGAGATGAAGGTGATGATGATGATTCCGATGTGAACCGTATAACACTTAAACAGCTTCGAGAACAAGTCAT CTTGGTGGCAAATGCATTAGATAGAACTTTCACAAAGGGTGATGCAATTGCTATTGATATGCCAATGACAGTCAATGCAGTTATTATATACCTAGCAATAATATTAGCTGGATGTGTTGTTGTATCTATAGCTGATAGCTTTGCTGCTAAGGAAATTGCAACACGTTTACGTGTCTCTAAGGCGAAGGCTATCTTCACTCAG GACTTTATAGTAAGAGGAGGTCGAAAGTTTCCTTTATACAG TCGAGTTGTGGAAGCTTCTCCACATAAAGTAATCGTGCTCCCTGTGTCGGGGCGTAATGTTGGCGTTCAATTAAGAGAACAAGATATATCATGGAAAGACTTTCTTGCCTATGATAATCAGCATCAAAG GCCAAATCATTTCACTCCAGCTTATCTACCAGTAGATTCCATGATTAACATACTATTCTCGTCCGGTACCACAG GAGAACCAAAAGCTATTCCATGGACACAACTTTCGCCTATTCGTAGTACTGCTGAGGGATGGGCTCACATTAATGTCGGAGTCGGAGATGTTTATTGTTGGCCTACGAATCTAGGATGGGTGATGGGACCAATTTTACTCTTCTCGTGTTTTCTAACTGGTGCAACCCTTGCTCTCTATCATGGATCTCCTTTGGGCCGTGGTTTTGGAAAATTTGTTCAG GATGCAGGAGTAACTGTTTTAGGCACAGTTCCAAGTTTAGTGAAAACTTGGAAGAATACCGACTGTATTAAAGGCTTAGACTGGACAAAGATAAA ATCTTTTGCTAGCACTGGAGAAACCTCTAATGTTGATGATGACCTTTGGCTTTCCTCAAAATCTTACTACAAGCCTATTATCGAATGTTGTGGAGGCACAGAATTAGCCTCAAGTTACATCCAAGCAAGTCCGTTTCAGCCACAAGCTTTCGGAGCATTTAGTACTGCATCAATGACAACTGGTTTAGTTATCTTGGATGAACATGGAGTTCCCTAT CCGGATGATAAAGCTTGTGTTGGTGAAGTTGGTTTATTCCCTCTCTACCTAGGAGCAACTGATAGATTGCTTAATGCCGATCACAACGACGTCTACTTCAAGGGAATGCCTACATTTAAGGGAATG CGTCTTAGGAGACATGGGGATATCCTCAAGAGAACTGTTGGTGGCTATATTGTTGTTCAAGGAAGGGCTGATGACACAATGAATCTTGGTGGAATTAAG ACAAGCTCTGTTGAAATTGAACGTGTTTGTGACCGTGCCGATGAGAGCATCTTGGAGACTGCCGCAGTCAGTGTAGCACCACCGGATGGTGGTCCCGAACTTTTGGTGATTTTCGTGGTTCTAAAAAAAGGGTTCAATCAACAACCGGAGAAGTTGAAGACGATATTCTCGAAAGCCATTCAAACCAACCTCAACCCTTTGTTCAAG GTGAGCAATGTGAAGATAATCCCAGAGTTTCCTAGAACAGCTTCTAACAAATTGCTTAGGAGAGTGTTGAGGGACCAAATACAGCATGAACTGTCAGTTAGAAGCAGAATGTGA
- the LOC107945535 gene encoding feruloyl CoA ortho-hydroxylase F6H1-3: MAPIIRDRQFTDSSALTDFVINRGNGVKGLSEMGLKALPKPYIQPLEERLCMTKFVPQQSIPIIDMSYWKNPRVASAVCDAAEKWGFFQIVNHDVPIEVLNNVKDATYRFFDLPADQKNKYSKENSASNNVRFGTSFSPEAEKSLEWKDYLSLFFVSEEEASMLWPPVCREQVLDYIRRTEVVIKKLLQMLMEGLNVKEIDEAKRSLLMGSIRTNLNYYPICPDPELTVGVGRHSDVSTLTILLQDEIGGLYVRGNQGDGDNWIHVPPIKGSLVINVGDALQILSNNRYKSVEHRVIANGTKNRISVPIFVNPKPTDIIGPLVEVLKNGEKPIYKQVLYSDYVKHFFRKAHDGKKTVEFAEI; the protein is encoded by the exons ATGGCTCCGATTATCAGGGACCGACAATTCACTGATTCCTCTGCTCTCACCGATTTTGTCATAAACCGAGGGAATGGAGTGAAGGGTTTGTCGGAAATGGGTCTCAAAGCCCTCCCTAAACCTTACATCCAACCATTAGAAGAGAGATTATGTATGACCAAATTTGTACCCCAACAATCCATTCCAATCATTGATATGTCCTATTGGAAAAACCCTCGAGTTGCATCAGCGGTTTGTGATGCAGCTGAGAAATGGGGTTTTTTCCAAATTGTTAACCATGATGTTCCGATTGAAGTGCTGAATAATGTTAAAGATGCTACTTATCGATTTTTTGATTTACCTGCTGACCAAAAGAATAAGTATTCTAAGGAGAACTCGGCTTCGAACAATGTGCGATTCGGCACAAGTTTTAGTCCTGAGGCAGAAAAGTCTCTCGAATGGAAAGATTATCTTAGCTTGTTTTTCGTATCAGAGGAAGAGGCTTCTATGCTTTGGCCACCTGTTTGCAG ggAGCAAGTGCTGGATTATATAAGGAGGACTGAGgttgtaattaaaaaattattacaaatgcTAATGGAGGGGCTAAATGTGAAAGAAATAGATGAAGCAAAAAGATCTCTATTGATGGGTTCGATAAGGACTAACTTGAATTATTATCCTATTTGTCCTGACCCTGAATTAACTGTCGGAGTAGGGCGTCATTCTGATGTCTCCACCCTCACTATCCTTCTTCAAGACGAAATCGGAGGGCTTTACGTGAGGGGAAATCAAGGTGATGGTGATAATTGGATTCATGTTCCTCCCATTAAAGGATCTCTCGTGATCAATGTTGGGGATGCGTTGCAAATACTAAGCAACAATCGATACAAGAGTGTTGAGCACCGCGTGATTGCGAATGGAACTAAAAATAGGATTTCGGTTCCCATTTTTGTCAATCCAAAACCCACTGATATTATCGGCCCTTTGGTTGAAGTGTTAAAAAATGGTGAGAAACCGATTTATAAGCAAGTTTTGTACTCAGATTATGTCAAACATTTCTTCCGCAAGGCTCATGATGGGAAGAAAACCGTTGAATTTGCAGAGATATGA